The sequence CGCGGGCTCAGCATCGTCGCGGACCTCGCCGACGCGTGGGGCAGCCAGCGGACGACGAGCGGGCAGCGGGTGTGGTTCGAGGTGGCGGTGGACCCGGGGGCGACCTCGGGCCTCAGACCCGGAGGGTGACCTCCATGGTGGTGACGGCGCCCCCGGTGAGCCGGGTGACCGGCTCCTCGCCGCTGTCGTCGAGCTCGACGTCGAGCACGCCGCCGCGCGGCGACACCTGCGCGGCGCGGAACGTGCGCCGGCCGAGCTCGGCGCACCAGTACGCGGCCAGGGTGCTGTGGGCGGATCCGGTGACGGGGTCCTCGTCGATGCCGAGCGCCGGGGCGAAGTAGCGGCTGAGCACGTCGACACCCTTCGCCGCGGCCACCTCGTCGGCGGCGGCGGTGACGATGACCCCGCCGAGCGGCAGCCGCTCGAGCCTGCGCAGGTTGAGGTGCAGGTCGCGCAGGTCGACCGCGTCGACGAGCACGAGGGCGTTGCGCTGCAGCGCCTCGGACTGCCCGGTGAAGCCGAGGAGCTCGTGGCTGACGAAGCCGATCGCCTGGTCGAAGCCGTCGGGGGCGCGGACGTCGGTGACCGGCAGCAGCGGCAGGTCGATGCTCACGAGACCCGGTCTCCCGGCGGCGGCGAGCCGACCGGACATCGTGCGGAACGTCATGGGTCCGCGCTGGCGGCCCGTCTCCAGGAGCCAGTGCGCGGTCGCGAGGGTCGCGTGCCCGCACAGCTCCACCTCGACCGACGGCGTGAACCAGCGCAGCCGGTACTGGTCGGGGCCGAGCGGGCTGACGAAGGCCGTCTCCGACAGGGCGAACTCCGAGGCGACGGCCTGCATCCACTCCGGGGACGGCGAGCGGCTGCCCTCCGGCAGCCAGACGACCGCCGCGGGGTTGCCCGCGAACGCGTGGTCGGTGAAGGCATCGACGACGGCGGCCTGCATGGTGACGCATAGTCGCAAACCTCACTACCGTCTGTCAGACGTACCCGCCGTCCGGCCCGTCTCGGCTCACCCGGCCCCGACGGCGGGGGGCGCGGTCTCCCCGGCGAGGTCGACCACGACGGTCGAGCCGTGCCGCTCGCGCCGGACGTGCAGCTGGCGGGGGACGCGACGCCGCAGCTCCTCGACGTGGCTGACGAGACCGACGACCCGACCGTGCTCCTGCAGCCCGTCGAGCACGTCCATCGCCCGGTCGAGCGCCTCGGGGTCCAGCGTGCCGAAGCCCTCGTCGACGAAGAGGGCGTCGATGCGGGTGCCGCCGGCCTCCGCGGTCACGACGTCGGCGAGGCCGAGCGCGAGCGCGAGGCTCGCGAGGAACGTCTCGCCGCCGGACAGCGTGCCCGCCGGGCGCTGCGCACCGGTCCACGCGTCGAGCACGGCGAGCCCGAGACCGGCGCGTCGACGGCGGTCCTCACCCTCGTCGACGTGCACGAGCGTGTAGCGGCCCTCGCTCATGCGCTCCAGCCGGCCGTTGGCGGCGGAGACGACCTGCTCGAGGTGTGCGGCGAGGACGTACGTCGACAGCGGGATGCCGCGGTCGTTGTCGCCCGCGCACAGGTCCGCGAGCGCGCGGGCGTCACGGGCCGCCTCCCGCAGCGGGTCGAGCGCCCGCTCGTGCGCGACGAGC comes from Aquipuribacter sp. SD81 and encodes:
- a CDS encoding PhzF family phenazine biosynthesis protein, producing MQAAVVDAFTDHAFAGNPAAVVWLPEGSRSPSPEWMQAVASEFALSETAFVSPLGPDQYRLRWFTPSVEVELCGHATLATAHWLLETGRQRGPMTFRTMSGRLAAAGRPGLVSIDLPLLPVTDVRAPDGFDQAIGFVSHELLGFTGQSEALQRNALVLVDAVDLRDLHLNLRRLERLPLGGVIVTAAADEVAAAKGVDVLSRYFAPALGIDEDPVTGSAHSTLAAYWCAELGRRTFRAAQVSPRGGVLDVELDDSGEEPVTRLTGGAVTTMEVTLRV